The stretch of DNA aaagccatgctacgaacatcaggataactagcattactcgccataaaaacgcttcagtatgagtaataccaaggtaaaagcaagaacaacgctgccctgatcgcaagaagcgatcagggcagcatggcgcttacttggatgaaaccctagaattaggggtggcgatgcgccgagagttgttgtttgcgagacgtgatgacgttctttttcatgaataacatagggcacatatttatagtccggagacttgggaaacaatctaattctatcttgtcctgatcggactctatctctaatcttgaactaaatctaaagatacatggcccatgtggcccaaatgctcacgcaggagccgatttacaagccttcttaatcttctgctttaagctcatcttgctttcggcgCATAAATTAAGcctattaatttatggcgataacagaaaccggtctgatcggtctgtaTTTTTGaattccagcccgaccggtctgatcggtctgtgatagcggtcagaccggtctgactcatCAGTGCTGCTATTTGAGGAGTTTTTTTGTATTGCTTTCGTGAAGTTTTCTAGAGTGTGATGCTGtgagatagcttgtccatagctattctctcataccCTAGGTGAAGTgtttgcggtgattttgggatataggccgacggatcgatttcgagagaaattttgatcggctcccattcactccccctctggtcgccggttcCAGTCccttaattggtatcagagcttggttgaggttttcagtaccttaaccgattcgaaaaccacttggcgaccatggcgagtcttggaaAGATCctggtgttttccggcgaggactatgcctactggaaggttcgcatgagagccttcttgcaaagcatgggagccgaggtctgggatattaCCAAGAATCAGGTTTACGTGGTGCTTGCCGCTCGGgtcactcctcttcaagtgactgagcacgaggctaacgccaggGCTGTCAATGCcctgttcgctggcgtttctcgtgcggagttctcacgcgtccagggtttttaggaagcccacaagatttggacgtgccttgagaactaccacgagggcacacctcaggtcaaggccagactgttcgagactcaccggcgtgagtacgagaacttcacacaggagccgggtgagagcattgacttgatgttcagtcgttttcagtcgattgtgaacaaagtcaatgcgaacagatctgctgatgcccttgagtacacagagcacgagaaggccctcaagttgctctacgcacttgaccgctctatgtgggatctcaaggtgaacaccatcattgagttgctggctatgagactctaacggtgaacgagcttttcagcaagctcaaggccacggaggtggataaccagacacgagccaagctcaatggtgcccctccttccaagagcatcgctcttgtgactggcccaggtggatcgagctctaatgctaactctgctcttggcttttctcttgcctctttgccttctattACAGATGaacagctggagacgctgggcgacgatgacttgtgcctcctcataagcaagttccagcgcatcTACCataacaggcagaggaagaagaaccccgggtgctacaactgcggcgatttgaaccacttcatcgccgattgccccaagaagtccggcggtggccagaacaaccacttcgactactaccaccaccgcgaccgcgacgagggaggctccaacaaggagcgtcggcgccacaagcaccgcagtcgtgaccggggaggacgcttcgacaaggagtcgctcaagaagcgcttccagtacaaggccaagaagcgggagaaggccttcctggcgcagctcagcgatctcgacaagagctccgacaccgaccgctcttctgcaccgacctccgacgacgacgacaagaagaagaagaagcaggacaaggaagccaccggcttcatcggcctttgcttggcggccggtcggcgcaagagtttctgcaccatggtgggcgaagccgatggtgcacgagcgtcttcaggtggacatgctacaccgatgcacgccgactcttctcctggatccgagagtgattcagaggtaaactccacgatcgacctgctagatacagaggttagggagttgtacgccgctctcgacaaccagaaaaggctgcttaaggaagcagctagagagcgtagaaagtttagggctgagctggcttgtgctagggagaaatctagtgaggatgagtgcgctggctacatatctcacatgaatgatcttgttgctctccgtgccaagcatgatgagaacttcgctttctgacgtgtctcatgagctcgctaaggccaagcatgaattagaactggttaaggacgctcctattgttagcgatgtgcttgaatgtgatgagtgtcctatctttaagtccgatctagcttcgttgcagtccaagtttgctactgttgtgtgcgagctagaggagatgaagtctaggctagttttgattggtgcttgtaagctttgtcccacgcttaggtcggtgctagatgagaagaacgctttgatcaagtcttttgggaagactaaggtcatagagtctagcccacctatttactgttctgtttgccctggtttgattgctgatctggatAGTCTtgtggtagagaaagccaacttagagaatgagaatacctatcttagggcgattctgagttgggtttctagcagtgagccgcagctaggcatgatgattaagcagttcaagtgtggtgatgggtttggggtcggttacacatacacgaagtcagattttgataggttgtatggtaagattggcaaggctacTGGGAACATTGTTAGCACGAGcatgcagccttcgcttgttgaccccgcggatggtgtgcttaaagaaccactgaaagcacctccgcagaagcaggtttgggttccaaagcccaatgagctgaggaatctcctcgacacgctccctgctaccGTAGAataggttgcccagaagaagggggctgctcctccccgtccgcaggctaggcctccacctcccaagcgtgaggtgaggtaccactgcgagttctgtgacatggaaggtcacctggaggagttttgcttcaggaggaagcgggctatgaggcgagagcaggagagacggaacgcggacatgtactctgctcgggtgcatggtccctctcggcgtggtggtaggcaagatgctagggcgcgctgtgtaggtggaggtcagagagacggtggtggttaccatgCTCCagtgggtggtcgctttgccggtcgtgctcctggtcgttttcagtacagctatggaccacgggaccgaggctttggaggaggtttcgatgctccacgctttcctcgtggtggtgttcgtcagtcacgcggtagacgggatggGGGATATGCTttgcctggttttgctaacccttctatagagcaaatggctcgacactggtttgcttctcactttgctaaccccagtgttgagacatttgctcaccctttgtctcactactgatgtgtaggtcggaggcttggagaacaggtggatcatggactccggttgttcgcgccatatgaccgggaatgacaaatggttctccagcctcactccgatgcgctcaaaggagtacattgtgttcggggataatggaagaggaaaggtacgtggacttggcgctgttcgagtttctgatcgctttaccctgagagaggttgctttagtttcgaaccttgggttcaatttgctttctgtttcgcaacttcttgatgaggggtttgaggttcgcttcaaagAGGGATGTTCGCGTGTTCTcaattccagaggagatttggattgtcggattacacctcgcgatcgggttttcttggttgacttctctggaactcctcttggtccttctcgttgcttgttggctggtccttcttctgacggcatttttctcggttatgcttctcactccagagcttaccgtgtgctgattattgatactaacatcgtcagagagacttgtgaagtcactttcgacgagactgcaccgtgcaattcttctgtcttcgaagttgcaggagatgatgagctcggcacctccatctttgaagatgaggaggaagaagctgcggagggcgacgctgaggctaccacgcatgctgtggacccagccgtctctgccacgagcttggacgatgacgacggcccggacccgactacgtctacttcccgggggctcatcgaggaggtgactcaggcttcaccagcagcacctgaggaggcaccagctttggttgaggaggaggcgacttcgacacgggaagcatcgcgacacattcagtgtcgccatccacctcaacagatgctgggtgatctcaacgagcgagtcaccaggtccaaggtaacaagtatcactggctttgctcattcagtgtttgttgcctcttttgagcccaaagatattggacacactctttctgattctaattgggtcaatgccatgcatgaggaacttgaaaattttgaaaaaaaacaagtttgggtcttagtcgagcctccacctgcttgtaatcccatcggaacgaagtgggttttcaaaaacaagcagggtgaggatgggttggttgttcggaacaaggctcgtcttgttgtccaggggttttgccaaaaagagggtattgattttgaggaaacttttgcccctattgctcgtttggaagctattcgaatctttcttgcatttgctgcttccaagggttttaagatTTTCCAAATgaatgttaaatctgccttcttgaatggttttatcgaaagaggtttatgtgaagcaaccccctggtttcgaaaatcccaagtttccaaaccgtatttataaacttcaaaaagctctttacggtttgaaacaggcacctagagcttggtatgatagattgaaaacctttttactggctcagggctttaaaatgggatgtgttgataaaactttgttcctcatgcgatctggcactgactttcttttagttcagatatatgtggatgatattatctttggtggctcttctcacgctcttgtctccaagttttctgagtagatgtccagggagttcgagatgagcatgatgggtgagttgcagttctttctcgggctgcagatcaagcaaactcctcagggcacttttgtccatcaagacaagtacactagagacttgctgcggaagtttgacatgagtgacttatctcctcagccgactccgatcagcacatctacggtgcttgatgaggacttgaacggcgaggcggtggaccagaaggagtacatgagcatgatcggctctctcctgtacctgacggcgacgcgaccggacatccagttcggcgtctgcctctgcgcgcggtatcaggcttcgccgcgcacctcccacaagcaggtggtgaaacacatcttcaggtatctgaaattcacccctgaatttggtctttggtactctgtggattcttctctggttttggtgggcttttctgatgccgatttcggtgggtgtcggttggattgCAAGtcaacatccggcacttgttaatttctcggtacatctttggtgtcttggtcctctcgcaagcaggctagtgtagcgctttcttccacagaatctgagtatgttgccgctgctagccgctgctcccagatactttggatgaaacaaaccttgcaggattatggattgagttttggtagggttcccatctttgtagacaacatgtccgctattagcattgcaaagaacactgtcttacactccagaaccaaacacatagatatccggttccatttcctgtgagataaccatgagagaggccacatagacttgtaCCATGTctcttcagagaggcaaaccgcggatatcctaaccaaaccgctagagtaggacacctttgctcgcttgcgaggagagcttggggtttgttaccccttttgatcgctaacttttctttggttagctttgtaggttttaCTTgtccttctctttgttttctaggtttggtagttgcattgtgcatatgcattgtatatGTTTGCATTTTGTATTGCCTCACTTgtactagcattcttgtatacactgctatgatcttctagtgcctgctagtgtgagttgataaatttgatcatgtatagcttgctccactgtgtatatgacatcatctgagttaagctattttgatttgaaaatctgaaaacatgatcaccctgtcttggctactagcatgttagggcgtgtggatatgctttgctatcttattcatgcaagtgtagcctttcgttcagcaattcatacttgaaatgatctaaatctggtaaaattgcttgaactgttcttgaaatggattgaaaagatccaggtgggattgcttgtcgcactgatcgagctttcgggacggctcactttgcacttgtgagaacccgggcaaggctgtgcatgactgaaacgagtgccttaagcttctgattgtctttgacataggcttggcctcgttgctaagtaaagcatgacaagttttcaacccctggcattaaaaattgattgatataatttgattgaaaaatgaatgttttgcaacatacttttggctactttggctcacctgtatgaatatgattagcactgctttttATTCCCTACTTGTtggtgctagatcatgggtgatgcttttatttctcctaaattgaacttgcctagctctataCTGatatgatataccctgttgagctagacgcaggtcttgtttatggatgcacacatgcttgtgactagatgttgctcataacCTTGtgtccctgaatgctttcacttacacctcctgcattgcattcattgcatagcatctgttcaaggggagtctcagcttcagggggagatttaggtctttttagacttgatgtgtgcatgtgccaacaagggggagaatttagggagaagtgatcgaacaaggggtaGACTTAtttgttttttgaaaaacttgttgtgcacagggctttgagagtgcatcattttgggagagttgcacttgtgagaaagagggaaaaactttgcttagggagtttctgctttggttttggctcctggtttcctcgttttccctctgcttcttgcatgactgcgtcgagcgttacctctgtctttgaggagtcatgttttggcttttgatcgattgcgtcgagccgttgcccttgtcttagggaattgatctgtgcttgagtaagtgactattcttgactttctgagctttttgtcacttgcttgagttcttcactttattgcttctctttttatcacttctctgctttcatggtgtgttgacaatgcactcatcaagggggagattgaggaatgttgagtactctatcctgcttttgatgagtgaattgtcaaccgtgcggtgtgatcgtacgcttggtctttggattgcaggtacacaggcgtcaagtgtcgacggggagctaccgtggaggtgctgtggccgatggaccgtgcggtggacggcggtgaaggacagccgggaccggagctcggaccgggcggcagctgtggcgtccactcctggatcgtgggcgcaagcggcgacggaaggcgggtttcttggtttgcgccacaaaaccaaggaggcggacggctgttgaagacgccaagtcgtggaggcacgagcgtcggtctcgggactgacggaggcgacgggcgtcgacggcgtctagggcctcgctgcgggcgaggaggtgatgggcgtcgggcggcgtctagggccgtcagaatgccgaggcgggaacagcgtctagggccacggcgtggaggcgggaatcttcccgcgcgtgatgttttggcggttttctcaaaaccggccacccacccgggtttcgcggaccctccaaaaccgcggaccggtacttcgtcgacgtggtggcatcgcagcaaagacttcgagtcgaagaaagaagctccgtcGTCGATCGAGTCTGTACAACAGGCTGCTGccgacccgaccggtctgaccggtcccctggaccggtctgaccggtctggccgcaacAGCTGGGTATAAaaccccccaccagcccgtggctggttgagtctcttgagtctttttgttttctcttcgtttttccttctccttgcctctgctccaggttagggccaaggactccaatgcaaaagagggttagggtttagctaatctctcaattttagtgggtaggatgatgggcggatggctctagctttgtataggtgaattcctctgaaacttatgaatgaaatcttgttgagttcatctatgtgtgctgagtactcgtcctccccttcctctcttgcatttttGGCTTGTTTTCCTCTCTTTTGGATGATTCGTGTTTAGAGGAATCGAGCCCTTGGATTCGTGTTTTGCCggactctttgtgacgattcctatgcatctagcctagtgccaaaccccctggaatcgcgagttcACACGTATTGAaggttttgtgttcttgagaaaacctcaATCCACTTTGATTTTTCCCGAATTCTCGAGATCCTTTaatcttttgggtgagatctcttggggatatgttcacgggaccagtgtgaaggtatcctccaagtttcgctgGATTTGGAtttcgtttgctcaagatttgccTTTTGAAGCTTTGGTCTCGAGCTGTCTGGAAGGGACCGGTctctgaaaccggtctgaccggtctggatttttgaattccagcccgaccggtctgatcggtctgtgatagcggtcagaccggtctgactcatCAGTGCTGCTGTTTGAGGAGTTTTTTTATTGCTTCCATGAAGTTTTCTAGGGTGTGCTGCTGTGAGATAGgttgtccatagctattctctcatatcctaggtgaagtgtttgcggtgattttgggatataggccgacggatcgatttcgagagaaattttgatcggctcccattcaccccctctggtcgccggttcCGGTCCCTCATTTTGATATTGTGCTTAAACTTAGCTGTAAAAATCTTAAAACCATTTAAATGCAAGTGGAAGTGGGGAGTATTTAAATTCTCTCACTGGTACGTAATTCTTGTAGAGATGAGAACAAAATTAGCAGGGAGTACTTTATATTATTAGACTTGATGAAAACTATAGTATTTCAGTTTCTTATGAGCTGGAGCACTGGATCATTTCAGATGCAGCCCTAGTCAGTGTTCATCTCATCATCAACCGGATTAACATCCACGCGGTAATCATCGACAAGCAGGGCATCCAACCCTTGGAACGGATCCTGCTGCATCGCCAGCGCAtcgccctgctgctgctgctgctgctgctgcgacaGAGCGGCCTGTGCCGGCGCGTTCAGCTGGGCGGcgcccaccgccggccgcgcgcgagcCGCCGCGGCAGCGTGCACGGCGATCTGGGCCTGGGTCCTGGCCAGCTCGCACTGCACGGCTCTGATCTCCCCCTGGAGGCGGCCGACGACCCCCGCGCAGCCGTACACCGGGTCCTGCACCCGCCGGTGCGCCTCCACCGCCATCGCGTCCGCTGCCTTGCCGCGCTCGTGGATTGGGAGGTTCTGCACAGGACAAGAAATGGCGCACACGTAGCTAATGCATGTAAGATCATTCTTAAATTCGAAAGAAAAATGCAAGATCGTTCTGCAGtgtttcgttcaaaagggaaaaaaaacaatCATTCTACAATGCTTCTATACATGAATTCTGTACGTGCTAATGCTCGATGCTAAACTTCTATTGCTAAGGCTCGTAGCGATCAATTTACCTGGAGCATTCTTGCGACGTTGCTGGCGCCAAAGACCCTCTGCACGCAGGCGTATCTCTGGGGATCCGATGCCGGGAAGTAGGGAGCGAGGATGCAGTCCTGGGAGCACCTCCTGCGCTGGTTCTTGCACGCGGCGCACCGCCTGATGCCCGgggtggcagcagcagcagcttccaTGTTCGAGCTCGCCGACATGATCTAGCGGGAGATTTCTTTGCAGAGAGGAGGAGAAGATTTTCTGAGAGATTTCGAGGATCCAGCGAAGATACTGGCTGCGGGGAGAGATGTCGTGTTTATGTATAGCATGGGGCTAGAGTAAATGGAAATGTACAAACGGCTAGCAACATTCGAAATGCAAATCCAAAATTTACCATAATTCCTAAGGACTGGGGCAACCCCCGACCGAAATAGAAAGTGTGGGCGATTGGGGAAGCGAGGTAGGCGGCGGCACGTTACCCTTGACGAACTCCTCGAggtcggcggcgcggagggcggcgacggcgacggtg from Panicum virgatum strain AP13 chromosome 9K, P.virgatum_v5, whole genome shotgun sequence encodes:
- the LOC120649507 gene encoding LOB domain-containing protein 24-like, with protein sequence MSASSNMEAAAAATPGIRRCAACKNQRRRCSQDCILAPYFPASDPQRYACVQRVFGASNVARMLQNLPIHERGKAADAMAVEAHRRVQDPVYGCAGVVGRLQGEIRAVQCELARTQAQIAVHAAAAARARPAVGAAQLNAPAQAALSQQQQQQQQGDALAMQQDPFQGLDALLVDDYRVDVNPVDDEMNTD